The following coding sequences lie in one Gadus macrocephalus chromosome 1, ASM3116895v1 genomic window:
- the lad1 gene encoding ladinin-1 encodes MRHVETLRRQRAEEDGEEVEGAGGRARVELLGDSEEEEGDGATKGGRLAAVTLAATKVSRVAPPVSLRSNGTRGSTTSGTPNRQHGNGDSTRKVPDENPSSPSSHKFVSSVCISLDSCTSPTEKSPRPAAFGPTPPASPGQPWGSPCHSPSPRGPQSPIHNGFTAEAAVNSSPSTDPANGNQTNRPSLGRQSSRTTSFRMLKKKSGEAAPIRRSSSVRLTSQKFESNADPNQEDEKTSNFQRNTRQRVSSRSIQEKMERLAQASQKPEVSRFTDVTQRTLVLLEEVSRKRDLFEKEHQASSPTSPGVSRQEFRTFTSGISDRINRWVHKSTKPGSSPNPADLRHVDISSKKILFESKHKE; translated from the exons ATGAGACACGTGGAGACGCTGAGGAGGCAGAGGGccgaggaggacggggaggaggtggagggggccggggggagggccagggtggagctgctgggcgactcggaggaggaggagggtgacggAGCGACGAAGGGAGGGAGGCTGGCGGCCGTGACGCTGGCCGCCACCAAAGTGTCCCGCGTTGCTCCGCCAGTCAGCCTCCGCAGCAACGGGACCAGAGGCAGCACCACGAGTGGGACCCCCAACAGACAG CATGGGAACGGAGACTCAACCAGAAAAGTTCCTGATGAaaatccctcctctccctcttcacaCAAGTTTGTCAG TTCGGTTTGCATCTCCCTCGACAGCTGCACCTCCCCCACCGAGAAGAGCCCGCGCCCGGCCGCCTTCGGGCCCACACCTCCTGCGTCTCCCGGCCAGCCCTGGGGCTCTCCCTGCCACAGCCCCTCTCCAAGAGGACCCCAGAGCCCCATACACAACGGGTTCACTGCCGAG GCCGCTGTGAACAGCTCTCCCTCCACCGACCCGGCCAACGGCAATCAAACCAACAGACCCTCCCTTGGCAGGCAGAGCTCCAGGACCACCTCCTTcagg ATGCTGAAGAAGAAATCCGGAGAGGCGGCGCCGATACGAAGAAG cTCGAGTGTTCGACTTACATCCCAGAAATTTGAATCAAACGCT GACCCAAATCAAGAAGATGAGAAAACGTCGAATTTCCAGAGGAA CACCAGACAGAGGGTGTCCTCCCGCTCCATCCAGGAGAAGATGGAGCGACTGGCTCAGGCTTCACAG AAGCCGGAGGTGTCGCGGTTCACAGACGTCACCCAGAGGACCCTGGTCTTACTGGAAGAGGTGTCAAGGAAGAGGGATCTGTTTGAGAAGGAGCACCAGGCctccagccccaccagcccTGGAGTCTCCAGACAG GAGTTCCGCACCTTCACGTCTGGCATCTCGGATCGCATTAACCGCTGGGTCCACAAGAGCACCAAGCCAGGCTCCTCCCCCAACCCCGCG GACCTGAGGCATGTTGATATCAGCAGCAAGAAGATCCTGTTTGAGAGCAAACACAAGGAGTGA